In the Staphylococcus condimenti genome, one interval contains:
- a CDS encoding Rrf2 family transcriptional regulator, translating into MRVSTQFPIAVHALLMIAYFPKIRVTSDMVAESVGKNPVIIRNVYKKLKDADLLIIQRGVGTTKLTRSASEITLWDIYKAVETDQIDEIFKFPETLSGVCPVGGSIRELLTIHLQEAIDELKNALSKTTIEELRFEIEAHNEKEIDFPAIVEWYKKNNFDTNYEDLDKVKIEE; encoded by the coding sequence ATGCGTGTAAGTACTCAATTTCCCATTGCTGTTCATGCATTACTCATGATTGCCTATTTTCCTAAAATACGTGTCACGAGTGATATGGTTGCAGAGAGTGTTGGTAAAAATCCTGTGATTATAAGAAATGTATATAAAAAGTTGAAAGACGCAGATTTATTGATTATCCAACGTGGCGTTGGTACAACCAAGTTAACGCGTTCTGCTAGTGAAATTACATTATGGGATATATACAAAGCTGTTGAAACTGATCAAATAGATGAAATCTTTAAATTCCCAGAGACTTTATCTGGTGTATGTCCTGTTGGTGGATCTATCCGAGAATTACTAACGATTCATTTGCAGGAGGCAATCGATGAATTGAAAAATGCCTTATCAAAGACTACTATTGAAGAATTGCGTTTTGAAATCGAAGCGCATAATGAAAAAGAAATCGATTTTCCAGCTATTGTTGAATGGTATAAGAAAAATAACTTTGACACGAACTATGAAGATTTAGATAAAGTTAAAATAGAGGAATAG
- a CDS encoding xylulokinase, with translation MSNNIETIKQMIEDGGLSIGIEFGSTRIKTVAVDENCTTVATGSFEWENQFLNGYWTYSINDVWIGLQKSYREMADYVRREFGVAIQRVKSIGISGMMHGYLAFDDKDDLLVPFRTWRNNNANEAAGILSKIFGVNIPERWSIAQLYQSALEGAAHTSKVSYMTTLSGFVHWYLTGERVLGVGDASGMFPIDQKTGMFREDLLEQFNMLFHKKGFKQDVRELLPRVLSAGENAGYLTAEGARLIDSERELEAGVPLCAPEGDAATGMVATNSVAPRTGNISAGTSIFSMIVLDHPLKRVYPEVDLVATPAGHEVAMIHANNCTSDINAWMDVFAEVLDAMGVDYSKDELFTRMFESALDGDTDLGRLLSYGYVSGEFITDVPKGFPMLIRDVDSKFTLANLMKTHIFSAFSTLKIGIDLLKQNEAMEIDSMVGHGGIFKTERVAQSFLAAALESPVSVMQTASEGGAWGIAVLARYLIDAKEGKTLADYLQEKAFGNSDALVIEPKKEDVETFRKYIKKFETGLSIERSAGVYLD, from the coding sequence ATGTCGAATAATATTGAAACAATAAAACAGATGATTGAAGATGGCGGCTTGTCAATTGGTATTGAATTTGGTTCAACGCGTATTAAGACAGTAGCTGTGGATGAAAATTGTACGACCGTTGCAACGGGATCGTTTGAATGGGAGAACCAATTTTTAAATGGTTATTGGACATATTCAATTAATGATGTGTGGATCGGACTGCAAAAGAGTTATCGTGAAATGGCGGACTATGTAAGACGTGAATTCGGGGTTGCAATTCAACGTGTGAAATCTATAGGTATCAGTGGCATGATGCATGGATATCTTGCTTTTGACGATAAAGATGATTTGCTAGTTCCTTTCAGAACGTGGCGGAATAATAATGCAAATGAAGCAGCAGGAATTTTAAGTAAAATATTTGGAGTAAATATTCCTGAACGTTGGAGTATTGCACAATTATATCAATCAGCTTTGGAAGGTGCAGCACATACTTCAAAGGTAAGTTATATGACAACATTATCAGGATTTGTTCACTGGTATTTAACCGGGGAACGTGTGCTAGGTGTTGGAGACGCATCAGGGATGTTTCCAATTGATCAGAAAACAGGCATGTTTCGAGAAGATCTATTAGAACAGTTTAATATGCTTTTTCATAAAAAAGGATTCAAACAAGATGTACGTGAATTATTACCGCGCGTATTGAGTGCGGGAGAGAATGCAGGTTATTTAACTGCAGAAGGCGCACGATTAATTGATTCTGAGAGAGAATTAGAAGCAGGAGTGCCATTGTGTGCACCTGAAGGTGATGCAGCAACTGGAATGGTTGCTACAAATAGTGTTGCACCGCGCACTGGTAATATTTCAGCTGGCACAAGTATTTTCTCGATGATTGTATTAGATCATCCATTAAAGCGTGTTTATCCAGAAGTTGACTTAGTCGCAACACCAGCAGGTCATGAGGTAGCTATGATTCATGCTAATAATTGTACATCTGATATTAATGCTTGGATGGATGTCTTTGCAGAAGTGTTAGACGCAATGGGAGTGGATTATTCTAAAGATGAATTATTCACTCGAATGTTTGAATCAGCATTGGATGGTGATACTGACCTAGGTCGCTTATTATCTTATGGATATGTTTCAGGTGAATTTATAACTGATGTACCCAAAGGATTCCCAATGTTGATTAGAGATGTTGATAGTAAGTTTACATTAGCAAATCTGATGAAAACACATATTTTCAGTGCTTTCAGTACGTTAAAAATTGGCATTGATTTATTAAAACAAAATGAAGCGATGGAAATTGATAGTATGGTAGGTCATGGCGGTATCTTTAAAACAGAACGTGTCGCACAAAGTTTCTTAGCAGCAGCTTTAGAGAGTCCTGTAAGTGTAATGCAGACAGCCAGTGAAGGAGGTGCATGGGGGATTGCAGTTTTAGCGCGTTACTTGATAGATGCAAAAGAAGGTAAAACGCTCGCAGACTACTTACAAGAAAAAGCTTTTGGGAATTCTGACGCTTTAGTCATCGAACCGAAAAAAGAAGATGTAGAAACTTTTCGTAAGTATATTAAGAAATTTGAAACAGGTTTATCGATAGAACGAAGTGCCGGAGTCTATTTGGATTAA
- a CDS encoding glycosyltransferase — translation MSISYEELNLKGKLVVQADRKINFLMGPIKSYYGMNNISLIMDYAKCFEKLEVQKNRILYQSRDGKSMSDSPYAIFKYLMESSEFNDYIHIWACESNEVRKYYKKRYKHLKNVEFVVIHGKEYLKELSICKYLINNSSFSIYFTAKPEQVYINTWHGTPLKYMGLDLENSLLAIQNLMRNFFNTSYMVTQNRHTTDIFKRAYQLDGLYDGEFIEDGYPRTDLTLNTSRKKLEMILKKDGVKFTRKKNLLFAPTYRGHFMEPSDDIEQLVEVINQLERNTDYNILLKVHPFLYDNVVEDDRLKKFLIKDTYDPNEILSIADLLITDYSSIFFDFLVTDKPIIFYTSDYEKYKNERGLYIDVDQLPGPTVTSVEELIFSIKNESFNQQKYKSKYNEFKERFTPYDDGKVTERLVNRIFKLTPNKIKKSNKERVLIYAGGLMNNGITSSLLNLLENIDYNRFEVIIFMQRKTNKIVLDNLNSINKNVKIILRSGGFFATFNENYRNNFVRKRGMVSKIEERVYPKKAYKREFRRLFGNSKFDYVIDFSGYSMFWSNLLLATDSKKKFVYLHSDMNEDLVKVVGNKRPHIINLKGLMTLYPKFDKLVNVSENIHKINEKKLKRFKPGNKFVTVSNSLDLKGLFESAKKQENIIKTNEENKSMIIANSPTGVEIINFDESKFNIFACGRLSPEKGFDNLIEGFSEIANEYPNAMLYILGEGKERTILETLIHNLGLSERVYLLGHQSNPFSLINKSDLFVLSSHYEGQGLVLLECLALNKNILSADLEVTREILDNGRYGMLKNNDAKSLAEGMKSFLEGDNPSYEKYNIESYNANALNQFYSLFE, via the coding sequence ATGTCAATAAGTTACGAAGAACTGAATTTAAAAGGCAAATTAGTTGTTCAAGCAGATAGAAAGATTAATTTTTTAATGGGACCTATAAAATCATATTATGGTATGAATAATATTAGTTTAATAATGGATTATGCTAAATGCTTTGAAAAATTAGAGGTGCAAAAAAATAGAATACTTTATCAATCAAGGGATGGTAAAAGTATGTCGGATTCACCATATGCAATTTTTAAGTATTTAATGGAATCTAGTGAGTTTAATGATTATATCCATATTTGGGCTTGTGAATCAAATGAAGTCAGAAAATATTATAAAAAAAGATATAAACATTTAAAAAATGTTGAATTTGTGGTTATTCATGGAAAAGAATACTTAAAAGAACTATCAATTTGTAAATATCTGATAAATAATTCATCATTCTCAATTTATTTCACAGCAAAACCTGAGCAAGTTTATATAAATACTTGGCATGGCACCCCCCTTAAATATATGGGTCTTGATTTAGAAAATAGCTTATTAGCCATTCAAAATTTAATGAGAAATTTTTTTAATACCAGCTATATGGTTACACAAAATAGGCATACAACTGACATATTTAAAAGAGCGTATCAATTGGATGGTTTATATGACGGTGAATTTATTGAAGATGGATATCCGAGAACAGACCTGACTTTAAACACTTCCAGAAAAAAATTAGAAATGATTTTGAAAAAAGATGGTGTGAAATTTACCCGAAAAAAGAATTTACTGTTTGCACCTACATATCGTGGTCATTTTATGGAACCTTCGGACGATATAGAACAATTAGTTGAGGTAATAAATCAATTAGAACGTAATACAGACTATAATATTTTATTAAAAGTTCACCCGTTCTTATATGATAATGTTGTAGAAGATGACCGATTGAAGAAATTTTTAATAAAGGATACTTATGATCCTAATGAAATTTTGAGCATAGCTGATTTATTGATAACTGATTATTCAAGTATTTTTTTCGATTTTTTAGTTACAGATAAGCCTATTATATTTTATACTTCAGATTATGAAAAATATAAAAATGAGAGAGGATTATATATAGATGTTGATCAACTTCCAGGACCAACTGTAACTTCTGTTGAAGAATTGATTTTTTCTATAAAAAATGAAAGTTTCAATCAACAAAAATATAAATCAAAATATAATGAGTTTAAAGAAAGATTCACTCCTTATGATGATGGAAAAGTAACTGAAAGATTAGTAAATAGAATCTTTAAGTTAACCCCTAATAAAATTAAAAAAAGTAATAAAGAAAGAGTTTTAATATATGCCGGTGGATTAATGAATAATGGAATAACAAGCTCTCTTCTTAATTTGCTTGAAAATATTGATTATAATCGTTTTGAAGTTATTATTTTTATGCAAAGAAAAACAAATAAAATTGTTCTTGACAATCTTAATAGCATCAATAAAAATGTTAAAATTATTTTGAGAAGTGGAGGTTTTTTTGCTACTTTTAATGAAAATTACAGAAATAATTTTGTTCGTAAAAGAGGAATGGTTTCTAAAATCGAAGAAAGAGTTTATCCTAAAAAAGCTTATAAGAGAGAGTTTAGAAGGTTGTTTGGTAATAGTAAATTTGATTATGTAATAGATTTTAGTGGTTACTCTATGTTTTGGTCCAATCTATTATTAGCAACTGATTCAAAAAAGAAATTTGTATATCTACATAGTGATATGAATGAAGATTTAGTTAAAGTAGTAGGGAATAAACGACCACATATTATTAACTTAAAGGGTCTTATGACTTTGTATCCTAAATTTGATAAGTTGGTAAATGTATCTGAAAATATTCATAAAATAAATGAGAAAAAATTAAAACGCTTTAAACCTGGAAATAAGTTTGTAACAGTCAGTAATTCTTTAGATTTAAAGGGCTTATTTGAAAGTGCTAAAAAACAGGAAAATATAATAAAAACAAATGAAGAAAACAAATCGATGATAATTGCTAATTCTCCAACTGGAGTAGAAATAATCAATTTCGATGAATCTAAGTTTAATATATTCGCTTGTGGTAGATTATCTCCAGAAAAGGGATTTGACAATCTGATTGAAGGCTTTTCTGAAATTGCAAATGAATATCCAAACGCGATGCTATATATTCTTGGAGAAGGTAAAGAACGTACAATCTTAGAAACTTTAATTCATAATTTAGGTTTAAGCGAAAGAGTGTATTTATTAGGGCATCAATCAAATCCTTTCAGTTTAATTAATAAATCTGATTTATTTGTTTTATCTTCGCATTACGAAGGTCAAGGATTAGTATTATTAGAATGCTTAGCGTTAAATAAAAATATATTATCGGCAGATTTAGAGGTTACTAGAGAAATTTTAGATAATGGCAGATATGGAATGTTAAAAAATAACGATGCTAAATCACTTGCAGAAGGAATGAAATCTTTCTTAGAAGGTGACAATCCTTCATATGAAAAATATAATATTGAGTCATACAATGCAAATGCTTTAAACCAATTTTACAGTTTGTTTGAATAA
- a CDS encoding FAD-dependent oxidoreductase → MKYVVVGTSHAGYAAIQTLLISDPEAQIEVFESASSPSFLSCGIQSYLEDVAPSLHSLHYADAESLKSQGVNLHLETTVTDLDTKNKTVTVEKDGSQSEVSYDKLFLSPGGVPNEPPIDGINDYNNVLFMRGEEWAGKIKERMQNAKKAIVVGGGYIGIEAAEAFTKAGIYTTIMDDGDRLIKTYLDKEFTDILEKNSAEHGLKFKGNENVKALKADNNNNVTAVVTDNGEYEADTVLFAVGVNPATDWLEGKVDLGKKGIIKINERLETSEKDVYASGDATLIPYAPIHEERYIALATNSRRQGYVAARNMAGKDMKMPRVSGTSGLALFDYKFGQTGVHETEADSYDGNLGAKYIEVPVRPKFRQDDTKVHLKIIYDEDSHRILGGQIMSTEDLVESINTISVAVNAGWTLEDLALVDFFFQPDFDRPWNYLNVLAQSALGNDVFPEDKQLF, encoded by the coding sequence ATGAAATATGTAGTAGTCGGAACATCACATGCAGGTTATGCTGCAATTCAAACATTATTAATTTCAGACCCAGAAGCGCAAATTGAAGTCTTCGAAAGTGCATCATCACCATCATTCTTATCTTGCGGTATTCAAAGTTATTTAGAAGATGTTGCACCTTCGTTACATTCATTGCATTATGCAGATGCTGAGTCGCTTAAAAGCCAAGGTGTGAACTTGCATCTAGAAACAACTGTTACAGATTTAGATACCAAAAATAAAACAGTGACTGTGGAAAAAGATGGCAGTCAATCCGAAGTTTCTTATGACAAGTTATTCTTAAGCCCAGGCGGCGTGCCAAATGAACCTCCAATCGACGGCATAAATGATTATAATAACGTTTTATTTATGCGCGGTGAAGAGTGGGCCGGCAAAATTAAAGAACGTATGCAAAATGCGAAGAAAGCCATTGTAGTTGGCGGCGGTTATATCGGCATTGAAGCTGCTGAAGCATTTACTAAAGCTGGTATTTATACAACTATCATGGATGACGGCGACCGCCTTATCAAAACTTATCTAGATAAAGAATTCACTGATATCTTAGAAAAAAATTCAGCTGAACACGGATTAAAATTCAAAGGTAATGAAAACGTAAAAGCGTTAAAAGCAGATAATAATAATAACGTTACTGCAGTAGTGACTGATAATGGTGAATACGAAGCCGATACAGTGCTATTCGCGGTTGGTGTTAATCCTGCTACAGATTGGTTAGAAGGCAAAGTGGATTTAGGCAAGAAAGGTATTATCAAAATTAATGAACGTTTAGAAACATCAGAAAAAGATGTTTACGCAAGCGGAGATGCTACTTTAATTCCTTATGCACCAATCCATGAAGAACGTTATATTGCGCTTGCAACTAACTCTCGTCGTCAAGGTTATGTAGCAGCACGCAATATGGCTGGTAAGGATATGAAAATGCCACGTGTCTCAGGTACATCTGGCCTAGCATTATTCGACTATAAATTTGGACAAACTGGTGTACATGAAACAGAAGCAGACAGTTATGACGGCAATTTAGGTGCCAAATATATCGAAGTGCCAGTTCGTCCTAAATTCAGACAAGATGATACAAAAGTGCACCTTAAAATTATTTACGATGAAGACTCTCATCGTATTTTAGGCGGACAAATTATGAGTACTGAAGACTTAGTGGAATCTATCAATACGATTTCAGTGGCAGTCAATGCTGGATGGACATTAGAAGATCTTGCATTAGTTGATTTCTTCTTCCAACCTGATTTTGATCGTCCTTGGAATTATCTGAACGTACTTGCTCAAAGCGCATTAGGCAACGATGTTTTCCCTGAAGACAAACAATTATTCTAA
- a CDS encoding NAD-dependent epimerase/dehydratase family protein yields MSNNVIIVGGNGFVGREITMQWANRFPEAEIYITSRGDRKEIQGAHLHHVQVDVNDAQNFENALHGDEVDYIITLTYGSQDAVKTVRDFAEKHNLKAIGNVGIQDFGIPEMADFVSMKKDELKTLQEGSVRVANYDATVIWSENRNDEIGKGVKAGDYDEMPPVSVEVVAEQLIDRTTKAWRA; encoded by the coding sequence ATGAGTAATAACGTAATTATTGTAGGCGGAAATGGATTCGTAGGTAGAGAAATAACAATGCAATGGGCAAACAGATTTCCAGAAGCTGAAATTTATATTACAAGCCGTGGCGATAGAAAAGAAATTCAAGGTGCACACTTACATCATGTGCAAGTTGATGTAAATGATGCACAAAACTTTGAGAATGCTTTACATGGTGATGAAGTAGATTACATCATCACTTTAACTTATGGAAGTCAAGATGCTGTAAAAACAGTTCGTGATTTTGCAGAAAAACACAACTTGAAAGCTATTGGAAATGTTGGTATTCAAGATTTTGGTATCCCAGAAATGGCTGATTTTGTAAGCATGAAAAAAGATGAGCTGAAAACATTGCAAGAAGGTTCAGTACGTGTTGCAAATTATGATGCAACTGTCATTTGGAGTGAAAATCGTAATGATGAAATAGGTAAAGGTGTTAAAGCAGGAGACTATGATGAAATGCCTCCTGTAAGTGTAGAAGTTGTCGCTGAACAATTAATCGATCGCACAACTAAAGCTTGGAGAGCATAA
- a CDS encoding glycosyltransferase, whose amino-acid sequence MSKVRMIIPCFNEEDVINYTYKELTKVLAKDSELHHYDYDLLFIDDGSKDRTIDMIKDYSEQDEKVKYISFSRNFGKEAAMFAGLENSQDVDAVIILDGDLQHPPELIPQMIEKYLEDGTDQVIAKRNREGEKASRKFMTKCYYKLINRFVDVPIEDGVGDFRLLSQRVVRSLAELDEAQRFSKGLFSWVGYPTETIEYTNQERVAGDSKWSFFKLLDYGVDGVISFNNKPLRTIMYFGMGIFGISIVYLLVNFIMILVNGIDSPGYFSTIFAVLFLGSIQLISIGVIGEYIGRIYYEVKNRPKYLKQETNLNEEDSDSRKVASIKSSNRDYRDNRKVEPLHHAISKPDEQVSYHANRNDREELEKEEKANQARRIKEMNL is encoded by the coding sequence ATGAGTAAAGTAAGAATGATAATCCCATGTTTCAATGAAGAAGATGTAATTAATTACACGTATAAAGAATTGACAAAAGTATTAGCAAAAGACTCTGAACTCCATCATTATGACTACGACTTGCTGTTTATTGATGATGGCAGCAAGGATCGAACAATAGATATGATAAAAGATTATAGTGAACAAGATGAGAAGGTAAAATATATATCTTTTAGTCGTAATTTTGGCAAAGAGGCAGCCATGTTTGCAGGTTTAGAAAATAGTCAGGATGTGGATGCAGTTATTATTTTAGATGGCGATTTACAACATCCGCCTGAATTGATTCCGCAAATGATTGAGAAATATTTAGAAGATGGTACAGACCAAGTTATCGCAAAACGTAATCGTGAAGGAGAAAAAGCATCACGTAAATTTATGACCAAATGCTATTATAAATTGATTAACCGTTTTGTCGATGTTCCAATCGAAGACGGGGTCGGAGACTTCAGATTGTTAAGCCAGCGTGTTGTACGCTCGTTAGCTGAATTGGATGAAGCACAACGTTTTTCTAAAGGACTTTTTTCATGGGTAGGTTATCCTACAGAAACAATTGAATATACGAATCAAGAACGTGTGGCAGGAGATTCAAAATGGTCTTTCTTTAAATTATTAGATTATGGTGTTGATGGTGTAATTTCATTTAATAATAAGCCACTTCGTACAATTATGTATTTTGGCATGGGTATTTTTGGAATTAGTATTGTCTACCTTCTTGTGAACTTTATTATGATTCTTGTAAACGGTATCGACTCGCCGGGTTACTTTTCAACAATTTTTGCGGTGCTTTTCTTAGGAAGTATTCAACTGATTTCGATAGGTGTTATCGGAGAATATATTGGCCGTATTTACTATGAAGTGAAAAACAGACCTAAATATCTTAAGCAAGAAACGAATTTAAATGAAGAAGATAGCGACAGTAGAAAAGTAGCAAGTATTAAATCCTCAAATCGAGACTATAGAGATAACCGTAAGGTAGAGCCGTTGCATCATGCGATATCTAAACCTGATGAACAGGTTTCTTACCATGCAAATCGTAACGACCGAGAAGAATTAGAAAAAGAAGAAAAGGCTAATCAAGCACGTCGAATAAAAGAAATGAATTTATAG
- a CDS encoding ABC transporter permease has product MRFKAILVRVITDLFRDKRTLALMFIVPLLILTIMYFLFNSDTDEHLKVGFSNDVPNSFVKALPNDKTDTSTYKNVDSVKSLIEKHNLDAFVKKKGDKLEVTYTNEDPSKTNAVKQMLGGAIQKNKMQGVMKQVNTMKAQMNKMPGNDKNAETGKLDNSLSMKSHYLYGDSDSTYFDKMFPILMGFFVFLFVFLISGIALLRERTSGTLERVLATSIKRSEIVFGYLVGYGIFAVIQTMIIVLFSIYLLKVEMAGNLGWVLLINILVAFAALAMGLFISTFANSEFQMLQFIPVVVVPQVLFSGIIPLDNVNRWIASIGYLFPLRYAGDALTKVMVKAEGIGYFWLDVCILLLFIIVFTILNIVGLKRYRKV; this is encoded by the coding sequence ATGAGGTTTAAAGCGATTTTAGTACGTGTTATTACTGATTTATTCAGGGATAAACGTACACTAGCATTAATGTTTATTGTTCCTTTGCTGATTTTAACAATTATGTATTTTTTATTTAATAGTGATACGGATGAACATTTGAAAGTAGGATTTTCAAACGACGTACCTAATAGTTTTGTGAAAGCTTTACCTAATGATAAAACAGACACCTCTACATATAAAAATGTGGATTCTGTAAAATCGCTGATTGAGAAACATAACCTTGATGCATTTGTGAAGAAAAAAGGTGATAAATTAGAGGTCACATACACAAATGAAGATCCAAGTAAAACGAATGCTGTAAAGCAGATGCTCGGTGGTGCAATACAGAAGAATAAAATGCAGGGCGTTATGAAACAAGTGAATACGATGAAAGCTCAAATGAATAAAATGCCTGGAAATGACAAAAATGCCGAAACAGGAAAATTAGATAATAGTTTATCAATGAAATCTCATTATTTATATGGAGATTCAGATAGTACTTATTTCGATAAAATGTTCCCGATTTTAATGGGATTCTTCGTGTTCTTATTTGTATTTTTGATTTCTGGAATTGCATTGTTGCGAGAGCGGACATCAGGAACGTTAGAACGTGTTTTAGCAACATCTATTAAACGAAGTGAAATTGTTTTTGGATACTTAGTAGGTTACGGTATCTTTGCAGTTATACAAACAATGATAATCGTTTTATTTTCAATCTATTTATTGAAAGTAGAAATGGCAGGTAATCTTGGTTGGGTATTGTTGATTAATATTTTAGTTGCTTTTGCTGCATTAGCAATGGGATTATTTATTTCAACTTTTGCTAATTCAGAGTTCCAGATGTTGCAATTTATTCCGGTTGTTGTCGTTCCTCAGGTTTTATTCTCAGGTATTATTCCATTGGATAATGTGAACCGCTGGATAGCAAGTATCGGTTATTTATTCCCGTTGCGTTATGCAGGAGATGCTTTGACGAAGGTAATGGTAAAGGCAGAAGGAATTGGATATTTCTGGTTGGATGTTTGTATTTTATTATTGTTCATTATAGTGTTTACAATTTTGAATATTGTAGGGTTGAAACGCTATCGAAAAGTTTAG
- a CDS encoding ABC transporter ATP-binding protein, producing the protein MAEIVAELEQARKVFGKQVVLEDITIELEKGQILGLIGPSGSGKTTAIKCLLGMEKLDGGKALIYDEKMPNRKVLNRIGYMGQTLALYENLSAKENLTFFGNLKGLSGNKLNSEIERYMKLVNLEGKLKDIVNTFSGGMKRRLSLAITLLAHPDLLILDEPTVGIDPSLRQSIWRELRHLSEEGQTILMTTHVMDEAERCDKVGLLVDGHIFALGTPDELKERFDADSIEEVFLKAEEVKNNEV; encoded by the coding sequence ATGGCTGAGATAGTAGCAGAGTTAGAACAGGCCCGTAAAGTATTCGGCAAGCAAGTAGTTTTAGAAGACATTACTATTGAGCTAGAGAAAGGCCAAATTCTTGGATTGATTGGACCTAGCGGTTCTGGTAAAACGACTGCGATTAAGTGTCTGCTTGGAATGGAAAAGTTAGATGGAGGCAAGGCATTGATTTATGATGAAAAGATGCCAAATCGCAAGGTGTTAAATCGAATTGGGTACATGGGTCAAACTTTAGCACTATATGAAAACCTAAGCGCAAAAGAAAATTTAACATTTTTCGGCAATTTAAAAGGGTTATCTGGTAACAAGTTGAATTCAGAAATTGAACGTTATATGAAATTAGTAAATTTAGAAGGAAAATTGAAAGATATTGTAAATACATTTTCTGGTGGGATGAAACGTCGTTTATCTTTGGCAATTACTTTATTAGCACATCCGGACTTATTAATCTTGGATGAACCTACAGTTGGGATTGATCCGAGTTTAAGACAATCAATATGGCGAGAGTTGCGACATTTATCTGAAGAAGGTCAAACAATTTTGATGACCACACACGTTATGGATGAGGCAGAACGTTGTGATAAGGTGGGTTTATTAGTCGATGGTCATATTTTTGCTTTAGGAACACCTGATGAGTTGAAGGAAAGGTTCGATGCCGATAGCATTGAAGAAGTTTTCTTAAAAGCAGAGGAGGTGAAGAATAATGAGGTTTAA